One genomic region from Chthonomonas calidirosea T49 encodes:
- a CDS encoding HEAT repeat domain-containing protein, with protein sequence MSRKKLFAIGIGIALGVLVGVILFWPYYHTHWSPEARLARATGMDPTVYVRARDIDMKARHTHSLSSADMAQIKTFLNYEASNRPSIIRMRAIDALTQLRHTPYAVEAQRLIQTKLSDPDPYVRIFALRHLNAMNPQLGAQEAERLLFDPNEDVRSEASLILKYDKGVQP encoded by the coding sequence ATGAGTCGCAAGAAACTCTTTGCTATTGGCATCGGGATCGCCCTAGGTGTGCTTGTGGGCGTGATCCTCTTTTGGCCTTACTACCACACCCATTGGAGCCCTGAAGCTAGGTTGGCTCGAGCCACCGGCATGGACCCAACCGTCTATGTTAGGGCTCGTGATATTGATATGAAAGCTCGTCATACACACTCTTTATCATCCGCCGACATGGCTCAGATAAAGACGTTTCTTAACTATGAAGCCTCTAATAGACCCTCTATTATTCGCATGCGAGCTATTGACGCGCTTACACAATTAAGACACACTCCCTACGCAGTAGAGGCGCAGAGGCTGATTCAAACCAAACTCTCCGATCCAGACCCGTATGTACGGATTTTCGCCTTGCGTCATCTTAATGCGATGAACCCTCAACTAGGTGCTCAGGAGGCAGAACGCCTTCTCTTCGATCCGAATGAAGACGTTCGCTCAGAGGCTTCCCTCATTCTTAAATACGATAAAGGAGTACAGCCATGA
- a CDS encoding phytanoyl-CoA dioxygenase family protein: protein MRIELTDEQIAFYRENGFLVIENFLDADELQLWREVTEEAVAQRLEAAGRAGFSADRPETLVNQADPDAYYAQVFVQCVRLADTHEGMAKLMLDERLGKIAGTLAGVDGIRIWHDQALIKPPYGNPTAWHLDVPYWSFFSRDAISLWVALDDATLANGCLWYLPGTHKLATEKNVGIGHNMGDLFKIYPEWKQIEAVPAACPAGSAVFHNGLTAHAAGPNMTPRPRRAMTCAYMPDGCRFNGQRNVLPPDYFASLKVGDLLNNDRQNPLIWSAKRQTTAGVS from the coding sequence ATGCGGATCGAACTGACAGATGAGCAGATCGCCTTCTATCGAGAGAACGGTTTTCTGGTGATCGAGAATTTTTTGGATGCCGACGAGCTTCAACTATGGCGAGAGGTCACGGAAGAGGCTGTGGCGCAACGCTTGGAGGCGGCCGGTAGGGCCGGCTTTAGCGCGGATAGACCGGAGACGCTGGTCAACCAAGCCGACCCTGATGCCTACTATGCCCAGGTTTTTGTGCAGTGCGTGCGGTTAGCGGATACTCATGAGGGCATGGCCAAGTTAATGCTGGATGAGCGTCTCGGCAAAATAGCGGGCACTTTGGCCGGGGTGGATGGCATTCGCATTTGGCACGATCAGGCGCTCATTAAACCTCCCTATGGCAACCCTACTGCCTGGCACCTGGACGTTCCCTACTGGTCGTTCTTCTCACGCGATGCCATTTCCCTATGGGTTGCGCTGGACGACGCCACTCTTGCCAACGGTTGCTTGTGGTATCTGCCCGGGACACACAAGTTGGCCACTGAGAAGAACGTAGGGATCGGGCATAACATGGGGGATCTGTTCAAGATATACCCTGAATGGAAACAGATCGAGGCCGTGCCGGCGGCCTGTCCAGCGGGGAGCGCTGTATTCCATAATGGGCTTACAGCCCACGCTGCTGGACCTAACATGACCCCGCGCCCGCGTCGCGCGATGACCTGTGCCTACATGCCGGATGGTTGTCGGTTCAACGGGCAGCGTAATGTGCTTCCACCGGATTATTTCGCTTCGCTGAAAGTGGGCGACCTGTTGAACAACGA
- a CDS encoding PDZ domain-containing protein: MLQYRKPSSVLWFPVVLLAAGAVALGFHAKPAQTADNDAQTGPAPVQPSASTLSLQEDLVRVAQKLRPSVVMIKSVHTLRNISINGNPFVVPQIPQFQFPPNGGPFPNIQIQPVPNVPSFPQRATAAGSGVIVRSDGYVITNDHVVAGADKVTVQLMDGRTFVGKVYRDPRSDLALIKINADNLPAVQFANSDDVKVGEIALAFGSPFELSDTMTMGIVSSLHRHFEVSEGTNGYYYPDLIQTDASINPGNSGGPLVDIYGRVIGINTAIESQTGGNVGIGFAIPSNTVRYVMDQLISKGRVVRGYLGVVPSTLNYDQSQMLGVKQGAFIQMVEDGSPAAKAGIQAGDVVIRFNNQPVTDEASFRDLVARTAPGTTVPVEVYRNGHDLTLNVTVGEAPSDQTEQPQQQQEMRKARGRMGIEIGDVTDPDLRKKFQLNDEVKSGVLVVNVYPNSPAADAGIQQGDVIIAINGKPVKDAQALSDALAAEPSGATVRVTVRRFSSNGPGETLVLFVTLY; this comes from the coding sequence ATGCTCCAATACCGAAAACCGTCTAGCGTTCTGTGGTTTCCTGTGGTGCTTTTGGCTGCAGGTGCCGTGGCTTTGGGTTTTCATGCAAAACCCGCCCAAACGGCAGATAACGACGCACAAACCGGCCCCGCTCCGGTACAGCCCTCCGCATCAACGCTTAGCCTACAAGAGGATCTAGTACGCGTAGCCCAAAAGCTGAGACCCTCTGTGGTGATGATTAAGAGCGTCCATACCTTGAGGAATATCTCCATTAATGGCAACCCGTTTGTTGTGCCCCAAATTCCTCAATTTCAATTTCCACCCAACGGAGGGCCTTTCCCAAACATTCAAATTCAGCCTGTCCCTAACGTTCCTTCGTTTCCTCAGCGGGCCACAGCCGCCGGCTCCGGGGTCATCGTGCGTAGCGATGGCTATGTCATCACCAACGACCACGTGGTGGCCGGCGCCGATAAGGTGACGGTTCAGTTGATGGACGGACGCACCTTTGTGGGGAAGGTCTATCGCGATCCACGCAGCGACCTTGCCTTAATCAAAATCAATGCGGATAATCTGCCCGCTGTGCAGTTCGCTAACTCCGACGACGTGAAGGTGGGCGAGATCGCCCTAGCCTTTGGAAGCCCCTTTGAGCTCAGCGACACCATGACGATGGGGATCGTCTCCTCGCTGCATCGGCACTTTGAGGTCAGTGAGGGAACCAATGGCTACTACTATCCAGACCTCATTCAGACCGATGCCAGCATCAACCCTGGCAACTCCGGCGGCCCCCTCGTGGATATCTATGGGCGCGTCATCGGGATCAACACGGCCATTGAAAGTCAGACAGGCGGAAACGTTGGTATAGGCTTCGCCATCCCCTCCAACACCGTGCGCTATGTGATGGACCAGTTGATCTCCAAAGGCCGCGTCGTACGGGGCTACCTCGGCGTGGTGCCCTCAACCCTCAACTACGATCAGTCGCAAATGCTTGGGGTTAAACAGGGAGCCTTCATCCAGATGGTGGAGGACGGCAGCCCCGCTGCAAAGGCAGGAATACAGGCTGGCGATGTGGTCATCCGATTTAACAATCAGCCCGTCACCGACGAGGCCAGCTTCCGTGACCTCGTGGCCCGAACGGCGCCAGGTACAACCGTTCCCGTAGAGGTCTACCGAAATGGACATGACCTCACATTGAATGTCACCGTGGGCGAGGCGCCTTCCGATCAAACCGAGCAACCGCAACAGCAGCAAGAGATGAGAAAGGCGCGTGGACGCATGGGCATCGAGATCGGCGATGTAACAGACCCCGATCTCCGCAAGAAGTTCCAGCTGAACGACGAGGTGAAAAGCGGTGTCTTGGTGGTGAATGTCTACCCGAATAGCCCCGCCGCTGACGCTGGCATTCAACAGGGAGATGTGATCATCGCCATCAATGGAAAGCCCGTTAAAGATGCGCAAGCTCTCTCTGATGCGCTCGCTGCGGAACCCTCTGGTGCCACGGTGCGGGTAACGGTGCGACGGTTCTCTTCCAACGGACCAGGCGAGACGTTGGTGCTCTTCGTCACCCTGTACTAA
- a CDS encoding RNA polymerase sigma factor, which yields MEELGAPRDDEDRGPGSLFEQRLVLRLQSGSREALDTLFEMYVHQVYAYAYHLLRNREDAEEVTSEAFLRAFERAFSFRGEAPFRAWLFGIVRNLCRDRLRQPRLLLLEAQDMEAQEDCRQPYRQVEDVLLVRQALEQLPEDQRTVLMLCDVEEWDAREAAVMLGRSVEATKSLLYRARRSLCRTLTAMLEEDKG from the coding sequence ATGGAGGAACTTGGGGCACCGCGAGATGATGAAGATAGGGGGCCGGGGAGCCTTTTCGAACAGCGTCTGGTGCTGCGCCTGCAGTCTGGCAGCCGAGAGGCCCTCGATACCCTTTTTGAGATGTACGTGCACCAGGTCTACGCGTATGCCTATCATCTGCTGCGCAACCGCGAGGATGCAGAGGAGGTGACCTCGGAGGCGTTTCTACGGGCGTTTGAACGCGCGTTTTCGTTTCGAGGGGAGGCCCCGTTTCGGGCTTGGCTGTTCGGCATCGTTCGTAATCTATGTAGAGATCGCCTGCGCCAACCGCGTCTGCTGTTGTTAGAGGCTCAGGACATGGAGGCTCAGGAGGATTGCCGTCAGCCCTATCGGCAGGTGGAAGACGTTTTGCTGGTGCGTCAGGCGCTAGAGCAGCTGCCTGAAGACCAGCGAACGGTGCTGATGCTCTGCGACGTGGAGGAGTGGGATGCGCGAGAGGCCGCCGTGATGTTGGGGCGTTCTGTGGAGGCGACGAAATCCCTGCTCTATCGGGCGCGACGCTCCCTCTGCCGGACGCTCACGGCGATGTTGGAGGAAGATAAAGGCTAA
- a CDS encoding anti-sigma factor family protein yields MRCDDVETFIDLAVDGVLPDEAKQRLERHLLRCGRCAHRLKALEVARTMVWQAVPKAEPSPAYLERAQARLQAHFESLFPKTEPPSPTQRLLPFLQDDTTNKSSH; encoded by the coding sequence ATGCGATGTGACGATGTGGAAACGTTTATTGACCTGGCCGTAGACGGCGTTTTGCCGGATGAGGCCAAACAGCGTTTGGAGCGGCATCTGTTGCGCTGTGGCCGATGTGCGCATCGGTTGAAGGCGTTGGAGGTGGCACGGACGATGGTGTGGCAAGCGGTTCCTAAAGCCGAGCCTTCACCAGCCTATTTGGAGCGCGCACAAGCGCGGTTGCAGGCCCATTTTGAGTCGCTGTTTCCAAAAACAGAGCCGCCCTCGCCGACACAGCGTCTGCTCCCTTTTCTCCAAGACGATACAACCAACAAATCAAGCCATTAA
- a CDS encoding DsbA family protein: MIFVRNRDVLLVGLLAFISLSALSFTIHKIVEDARRISPPPTPIAIAPTLVIGAHPEFFGDPHAPFTLVEFGDYQCPPCYYAATRIPSLIQHSKGRLRFVFRNFPIESIHPLAMQAAVVAEVAKRHGKFLLFHDAIYANQISLSSAWLNTLLQSLHLSKIQLQQDESYARRAIAEDVAIAKRCGLTGTPFFLLITPQNRVYRLTNIEQVRNFVPL; this comes from the coding sequence ATGATATTCGTGCGCAATAGAGACGTGTTGTTGGTTGGCTTACTTGCGTTTATCTCTCTGTCGGCACTAAGCTTCACGATCCACAAAATCGTGGAGGATGCTCGGCGTATCTCGCCGCCTCCTACCCCCATTGCCATTGCCCCAACGCTTGTTATTGGGGCACATCCAGAATTTTTTGGCGATCCCCACGCTCCCTTTACTCTTGTTGAATTTGGCGATTATCAATGCCCTCCCTGTTACTATGCCGCAACTCGTATCCCGTCTCTCATACAACACAGCAAAGGCCGACTAAGGTTCGTCTTTCGAAACTTCCCTATCGAATCCATTCATCCTCTTGCTATGCAAGCGGCCGTGGTAGCCGAAGTTGCCAAAAGACACGGTAAATTTTTGCTTTTTCATGATGCAATCTATGCCAATCAAATTTCGCTCTCATCTGCTTGGCTTAACACCCTTCTGCAGTCACTACACCTCTCTAAAATCCAGCTTCAACAGGACGAGTCCTACGCACGTCGGGCTATTGCAGAGGATGTTGCTATCGCCAAACGGTGCGGCCTTACAGGAACCCCATTTTTTCTACTCATCACACCACAAAACAGGGTTTACCGCCTCACTAATATCGAGCAAGTAAGGAATTTCGTGCCATTATAA
- a CDS encoding UTP--glucose-1-phosphate uridylyltransferase has product MSKVRKAVITAAGRGTRMYPATNTIQKEMLPLMDRDGICKPAIQIIIEEALESGIEEVCLVVNPTNYPQIKQHFRPLTNEEIRLFKGKDWALLQSARLQQIAARLTFVVQESPEGFGHAVYLTHEWVGDEPFLLMLGDHIYTTGEQKRCARQIMDIYDRYGCSVSAVQQTPSELLHLFGTVCGERIAEQPPVYEVHAIYEKPTIEYAEKHLRQAGLLHGMYLCFFGMHIFTPAIFESLKYAIDNDLREKGEFQLTSAQERARAAGERVIAFEAVGDRHDIGIPFGYAQTQAALALNSVYKEQMLAALVRALAVPQKQVPEPFRQD; this is encoded by the coding sequence ATGAGCAAAGTTCGAAAGGCGGTCATTACCGCAGCCGGACGCGGCACCCGTATGTATCCGGCTACCAACACCATTCAGAAAGAGATGCTGCCGCTTATGGATCGCGATGGCATCTGCAAACCGGCCATACAGATCATCATCGAGGAGGCACTGGAAAGTGGCATCGAGGAGGTTTGCTTGGTCGTTAATCCGACAAACTACCCGCAGATAAAACAGCATTTCCGGCCTTTGACCAACGAGGAGATACGCCTTTTTAAAGGAAAGGATTGGGCTTTGCTGCAATCGGCGCGATTACAGCAGATCGCGGCTCGACTGACCTTTGTCGTGCAAGAAAGCCCAGAGGGCTTTGGGCATGCGGTCTACCTCACGCATGAGTGGGTGGGGGATGAGCCGTTTTTGTTGATGCTGGGCGACCACATCTACACCACTGGGGAGCAAAAGCGATGCGCCCGCCAAATTATGGATATCTATGACCGATATGGCTGTTCCGTCTCCGCCGTGCAGCAGACCCCATCGGAGTTGCTTCACCTGTTCGGCACCGTCTGCGGGGAGCGCATAGCGGAACAGCCTCCTGTCTACGAGGTGCACGCTATCTATGAAAAGCCCACCATCGAGTATGCCGAAAAGCATCTACGGCAAGCGGGCCTCCTGCATGGGATGTATCTCTGTTTCTTTGGTATGCATATTTTTACGCCAGCCATTTTCGAGAGCCTAAAATATGCCATTGATAACGACCTTCGAGAGAAAGGTGAGTTCCAGCTAACAAGCGCGCAGGAGCGGGCACGGGCAGCCGGCGAGCGGGTCATCGCTTTTGAGGCGGTAGGCGATCGGCACGATATCGGCATACCGTTTGGGTATGCACAGACACAGGCGGCGCTTGCCCTCAACTCCGTTTACAAAGAGCAGATGTTGGCGGCTCTAGTGCGCGCTTTGGCGGTGCCCCAAAAGCAGGTTCCCGAACCGTTCCGGCAGGACTAG
- a CDS encoding type II secretion system protein produces the protein MKRAGFTLIELLVVIAILSILAALLLPVFARARKAALTSQCLSNLHQQGVAIALYQHDYDGYYPYAIDNFTRQFALTAPPDQLDSPYIPYLLKMGDYVALLYPYLKSHEVFHCPAEYHLPGTGPIWQMYRVYGCSYEYYGQWPALFHQTEQYYHDPAEAIIVSDIQPWHGSYGIPPSLYIRSNVLFADFHVKTVSDDYLYTHIPLYAFLP, from the coding sequence ATGAAAAGAGCGGGGTTTACCCTCATTGAGTTGCTCGTCGTCATCGCCATTCTCTCGATTTTGGCAGCACTGCTCCTGCCGGTTTTTGCTCGTGCCCGTAAAGCAGCGCTTACCTCACAGTGCCTCTCCAATCTCCATCAACAAGGGGTTGCCATCGCCCTCTACCAACACGACTATGATGGCTACTATCCTTATGCCATCGACAATTTTACAAGACAATTTGCGCTGACTGCACCTCCAGACCAGCTGGACTCTCCTTATATTCCTTATCTTCTCAAAATGGGGGACTATGTCGCTCTGCTCTATCCTTACCTAAAAAGCCATGAAGTATTTCATTGCCCCGCAGAGTACCATTTGCCGGGCACAGGCCCTATTTGGCAGATGTATCGCGTCTACGGCTGCAGCTATGAGTACTATGGACAGTGGCCTGCACTTTTTCATCAAACGGAGCAGTACTATCATGACCCCGCAGAGGCCATCATAGTCTCCGACATACAACCGTGGCACGGTAGTTATGGAATTCCTCCCTCCCTCTATATACGTTCCAACGTTCTCTTTGCCGACTTTCATGTAAAAACAGTTTCCGACGATTACCTCTACACACATATTCCTCTATACGCGTTCTTACCATGA
- a CDS encoding sigma-70 family RNA polymerase sigma factor produces MNNDGERDFSKLYQEVCRKLRAHAPNQEELLEAVQEAWTRCYEHHKQDLPDHELVAWLLKTGKNYLIDTQRTKRHQRSIQEQLAYILDRDITLDKDFDHTDQTVCILQLAQTLPPVERQIILLVLSGNDLKTIAEILELQYPTVAKRYERACQHIRARYQEACRSVDGASPLQDEANYSPSEEDTTTNVENDNAS; encoded by the coding sequence ATGAACAATGATGGTGAACGAGATTTTTCTAAGCTCTATCAAGAGGTCTGTCGCAAGCTGCGCGCCCACGCACCAAACCAAGAGGAACTTCTGGAAGCTGTTCAGGAAGCTTGGACACGCTGCTATGAGCATCATAAACAGGATCTACCCGACCACGAACTTGTCGCCTGGCTGTTGAAAACGGGAAAAAACTATCTTATTGACACACAACGCACCAAGAGACATCAACGTAGCATCCAAGAACAGTTAGCCTACATTCTCGATAGAGATATCACCCTCGACAAAGACTTCGACCACACAGATCAGACGGTCTGCATCCTTCAACTCGCCCAAACGCTTCCTCCAGTAGAGCGCCAAATTATCCTCCTCGTCCTATCGGGCAACGACCTCAAAACCATCGCTGAGATACTTGAACTCCAATATCCCACAGTGGCGAAGCGCTACGAGAGGGCATGCCAACACATTCGGGCACGCTATCAAGAAGCATGTCGCAGCGTAGATGGCGCCTCTCCGCTTCAAGATGAGGCCAACTACTCTCCAAGCGAAGAGGATACGACTACCAACGTAGAGAACGACAATGCCTCCTAG